The following proteins come from a genomic window of Thiothrix winogradskyi:
- the waaA gene encoding lipid IV(A) 3-deoxy-D-manno-octulosonic acid transferase, which produces MMIVYNVIFCLLLPIILFKLHTSGSGGRGFGKRWREHFGFIPPVHADKPLWIHAASVGEVIVAKPLIQALRAKYPELTLVLTTTTRTGADEAAKLGNGVIHRYAPLDCPWMVRLFLRRTRPQALLVIETERWLNYMLACQRQQITVVIVNARLSPRSFQRYQRFPAFFRLWAEPVQQLLVQHADDAARFRALGVAEAKLHITGSIKFDMTFPDSVVSQGLALREAWGSRPVWIAASTHQGEDEPVLQAFKQVLAQMPAALLVLVPRHPQRFDAVAALCASQGFSAVRRSVAGQVLPTTQVYLGDTMGELPLMLAAADVAFVGGSLVPVGGHNLLEPAALGKPCLTGPHYFNFSDITLQLVQCGGAVVVQDAEALAVQVLDLLQNPGVCQRMGAAAQQVVAANRGALQRTLQALEQVLP; this is translated from the coding sequence ATGATGATCGTTTATAACGTCATTTTTTGCCTATTGCTGCCGATTATTCTGTTTAAATTGCATACATCCGGTAGTGGGGGGCGTGGTTTTGGCAAGCGTTGGCGGGAGCATTTTGGGTTTATCCCACCTGTTCATGCCGATAAGCCACTGTGGATTCATGCCGCCAGTGTTGGGGAAGTGATCGTTGCGAAACCGTTGATTCAAGCCTTACGTGCCAAATATCCTGAGCTGACCTTGGTGTTGACGACGACGACGCGCACGGGAGCGGATGAGGCGGCTAAGCTGGGGAATGGAGTTATCCACCGTTACGCGCCGCTGGATTGCCCGTGGATGGTGCGCCTGTTTTTGCGTCGTACCCGCCCGCAAGCGTTGCTGGTGATCGAGACTGAGCGTTGGTTGAATTACATGCTGGCTTGCCAGCGTCAGCAAATAACCGTGGTGATCGTGAATGCGCGATTGTCGCCGCGTTCGTTTCAGCGTTATCAACGGTTTCCGGCGTTTTTCCGCTTGTGGGCGGAGCCGGTGCAACAGTTATTGGTGCAACATGCCGATGATGCGGCGCGTTTTCGTGCCTTGGGCGTGGCAGAGGCTAAGTTGCACATCACGGGTTCCATCAAGTTTGATATGACGTTTCCTGACAGCGTGGTGTCGCAAGGGCTGGCGTTGCGGGAGGCGTGGGGAAGCCGTCCGGTCTGGATTGCGGCAAGTACGCACCAAGGCGAAGATGAGCCAGTGTTGCAGGCGTTTAAGCAAGTCTTGGCGCAGATGCCAGCGGCGTTGCTGGTGTTAGTGCCACGCCATCCGCAGCGCTTTGATGCAGTGGCGGCGTTGTGTGCCAGCCAAGGTTTTAGCGCAGTGCGGCGCAGTGTAGCGGGGCAGGTATTGCCCACGACGCAAGTGTATCTTGGCGACACGATGGGCGAATTGCCGCTGATGCTGGCGGCGGCGGATGTGGCATTCGTGGGCGGGAGTTTGGTGCCAGTTGGTGGGCATAATTTGCTGGAACCCGCCGCTTTGGGGAAGCCGTGCCTCACGGGGCCGCATTATTTCAACTTCAGCGATATTACTCTGCAATTGGTGCAATGTGGCGGGGCTGTGGTGGTGCAGGATGCGGAAGCCTTGGCCGTGCAAGTACTCGACTTATTGCAAAACCCCGG